The following nucleotide sequence is from Gymnodinialimonas sp. 202GB13-11.
GATATTCTGACAGCACCTCGAGCATGTTGGCCCGGCACTCGTCGATGTTGTCGGCTAGGATCTCGACGCCATAGCAGCACATTAGCCCCAACAGCGCATAGTGGCGCCGGTTGAAATCGGACTTACCAAACTTTACTTGCACAGCCGCAAGCTTGCGTTGCAGGACCGGCACGAGAAAGTTACCGCTGCCGCACGCAGGCTCAAGAAAGCGGGCATCGATCCGCTCGGTTTCGCCCTTCACGAGGTCAAGCATAGCGTTCACCATCCATTCGGGGGTAAAGACTTCGCCGTGGTCGGCGACACGTTGTTTCGAGCGGATCAGCACCATCAGGCAACTGTTACAGAATGGACAACGATGACCAAGAGATTCGAAGGAGAAAACGGGTCTGCATCGAATACTACAAACTTGCATTGAACGCCCACGAACACCACATTGTGACTAACCATTCCGACCAGGCACAAGATACATGGCGTCTTACAGTGGGTTCTTACGGAAAGCGCCCAGCGCGCGTTTAAAGGCATTTCTCGCCGCCAACGGTGTTCAGGTGCCTGAGGATTTCGACTGGAATAGCGCTGGGCGCGGCACAGCGTTTGTCGAAGGTCTGAATGCGGTCATTGATGGCTTGCCTGCGCGCCAACAAGATCGGCTCAAGGCCGAGTTGGATCATCTGGCCAGCTTGACCAGTGACGCGGTGATGGTCAGCGCCGAGCAAGTCTGCCCGATTATGGGCATTGATCTGGAGGGCCTAGAAGGCGTCCAAGACGTGCTTTTGATGCTGGCGCTTGATCACCCGCAGGCCTTTGAACGCGTGGCCGTGCAAGCCTCGCTTAACCGGCGCACAGGCGGCAAAAATTGGTCGGCGTTCCAGTTCGATGATGGTGGAAAGGCGTGGGCTCTGGATGATCAAACTGCGCGCGCGTTATTCGTGGCAGACGCGATTGCAATTCTGAACCTACCCGAACATCGCAAGCGAGAATCGGATTGGTATCGGGCTGTGCGAGTTCACCCCATCACGGGCGAGGAAACGGAGATCGTTCAGGCAACGATCTACGTAGAAGACCGCGCCGCAAGCGAATTGACTTTCGGACCGTCAGAGGGCTTGGAGCGGCAAGTGGTGCAGCGGGTCTTGGAGGTGGGAATCGCGTGCAATCCTGCCGAGCGTATCGTCGAGATTTGTGCCACCGGTGGGAAAAAGGTCCGCGATGAATATGCGCAGGCATTCTCAAAGCATTTCGCACCGGGTTCAGAACCGCCCGTGGAAGCGCCGCGTCGAGAAGTTCTGCTGAACACGCTGCGCTCAAGCCCCGAATTTCCAGTTGAACCGGCAGATGGCATCGAGCGGGTTGAAGTGTCGTCGCTCGACTTTTTCTCAACTGGCGGCGGCTTTGCCCGGTTCGAGAAACGCGGTGATGACGAAACGATCTATCAGTTTCTCGACCGACGGTTCGGGCATGTGTCCCCGCTCAACGCCGGTGGATGGCAGGTCGTCTCTGCCACGCTGCGGATTGTCATGGCGGCGCAAGGTGGCAAGCGCCGCCGCACGCTGACGGTAACCTTGCGAAGTCCGAATATCACCACGATCCCCAACAAGACGGAAGCGGACCGCCAACTGGTGCTCAACCTGTTGGAACGATGGAACCTGATTGCGCCGCCCGCGCCTGAAATTGACGTGATCGAGGACGATTGATTGAACGCGGTTTCCTTACTCTGTGAGATCATCGGGCAAACGGGAAAAGTCGCGGCGCAGGCATGTCGTGATGATGCGGGGTATGGCGCTTTGCTGGATGCAGGTTTGCTCAAAGGCGACGGCTTGGTGGAAGCGGTGCTCTGCGAGAATTGCGATGTTGCGCACGATGCCGAGATCGTCTTCGAGGGCGGTTCATACGGGCATTTTTGTCCGGAACTAGGCTTTGTTTCCGTTGAGCGTGAGGACATTGTCGCCATCCGGCCCGACATTTCGGCGCTGGTGGAACACCTACGCGCCGCCTTTGAGTGTCCGCCGGGGGGCATTTCACAACTCGGGCCGCGCACATGGCGCGTCGGGCTGGCTGACACACCCGGCGGTCGAGCGGTTGTTTACTTCCACACCTGCCTTCAAAATGACGATGATCTAGTCAGTCTTGAAAATGCGCTGCGCGCTGAAATCCGGCGCGACTACGTCCTTGTCGTCACCGCCGCTGGGCATTTGCCGTATCGTGAGGCCGCAACCTGCACCCTCGCCCAGCTGGTGCAGTTGGATTTGGGGACCGCGCACCTGCGAAACAGTGTGAGCGTGGCCGAAGCCGTAGGTGCGCCGCCAACCCCTACCGGTGGGCGACCGAGTGTTTACCGCGAGCGCTTGCAGGCTTTGCTTGCGGAACGTGCTGCGCAAGGATTGGCAGAGGATGGGCGCAACGAGGAGGCAGCCGCTGTGCTAAATGCCTACGTTGAGCGTTTTCCACGCGATGCAGTGCCCTCACGCGTGACCGTTCAACGAAGTGTCACCAGGTTTAGAGCTGGATCATAACTGGATCAAAACCCAAGCCCTGTTTTGATCCACCCAACGTCCGCGACGGTTCACCCATCTTCAAACGATGGAGTTTGATCCATGACAGACCTGAATGAACCAACCCCGAAACATGCCCCTATCGCCGTATCCCCGGACGAAGCGGCGCGCCTTGCGGGCATCGGGCGCACGACGCTTTACGCGGCATTGGCTAAAGGCGATCTTCCCAGCATCAAAATCGGCACGCGACGGCTGGTCCGGGTGGAGGCTATCCGCGAATGGCTGGCTCGGCATGAGGCGTAAGAACAGATGCCCAAGTCAGCCAAACTCAGCGGTATCAAATCGCTGCGCTGCTACACGATCGCAGAGGCGGCGGGTGTGACCGGCGTCTCTGACCGCACCATCCGGGCGTGGATCAAGCAAGGCCTGACGGCCATGACGGATGAGCGACCAACGCTAGTGCGTGGTGACGCGCTTATCAGCTACATCCAACGCCAGAGACAGGGGCGAAAATTGCGCCTATCGCTTGACGAGTTCTATTGCATGAAATGCCGCGCAGCGCGGAAACCGGCGGGCGGGCTGGTCGATTGCGAGACGGATGGCAACCGCGCAAAACTCTCCGCGATCTGCGCGACCTGCGACACGATCATGCACAAGCCAATTCCGCCTGCCAGCGTTCCGACCCTCGCCAAAATATTCGATGTGACGTTGCGCGGGGAACCTTCCCAAAAGGCCAACGACACTTTCGAAACAACCGCTCAGAATCGACATTAAAGAGGCGGACAGATGCCCCCCTGATCTTCCACTTCCAGCCTGCCGCGATTGGCAGGGGTTTTGACTGGCAAAACTAAAGCAAATTGGAGGTTCTTATGACCACCCAACTCAACGAGAAAAACGAGCGGACCAAGCGAGAGTTCCTGACTTTTCGCAAGCACGCAAAGCAGGTTTCGAACAAGACCCTGGATCGTGAGATTGCCCATCTTGAACGCTTCGACGCTTGGAACAGACGCAAGGATTTCGCCAAGTTCCACATTGACTGGGCCGTGGGCTTTCGCGAGCACCTCGATCACGCAAAGGGCACGAACGGCAAACCCCTCGCCAAATCTACGACCCGCGCGATCATGGCCACGATGCGTGAGTTCACCCTTTGGCTGTCTCAGCAAGACGGGTTCCGACGCAGGATCAAGGCCGCCGACGCAAGCTATTTCCAACTGTCCCGACGCGATGAAGCCGAAGCCCGCGCCGCCCCCGAACGGCCCGCGCCCAGCATTCGCCAAGCCAAGCGCGCCTTAGCGATGATGCCCAGCGAGACCCCGCGCCAGATGCGGGACAAGGCGATCCTCGCACTTCTGTGCTTAACCGGCATCCGCGTCGAGGCGCTAACATCGCTTAAGATCAAGCATGTGGACTTGGACGAAAAATCCGTCACTCAAAACCCACGTGAGGTGGCCACCAAGTTCGGCAGGCGGATCGACACGTTCTTTGCCAAGGAGTTCACGGAGGCCGAAGCCCCGCTGCGCCAATGGATGACCTACCTCGACGAGATTGCGCTCTACAGCCCCGACGATCCGCTGTTTCCCGCCACGGCCCTGACAGCACAGTCAAACAGAGGGTTCAAGGCTTCTGGCTTCACCCGCGCGCATTGGAAAACAACTGAACCTGTGCGCAAGATCGTCAACAGCGCGTTCGAGACCGCCGGTTTGCCGGCTTATGGCCCACACGCGTTCAGGCACATGCTCGCGCGACACGCCGCGAAGAACAGCAAATCCGTAGCCGAGTTCATCGCCAACGCTCAGAATCTGGGCCACTCGGACCCACTGATTACCCTGCGAAGCTATGGGCAAATCAGCCGAGACGCCCAGCGACGCCTTATCACCGGGGAAAGCGAGTGACTTAATAGGCAGCGCAAGCGGGCATCATGCGTGGGAACAAGTGTGGGAACCAATCCTATCAACTACTAATTTTAATATGAAAATCAGCATCTTAAAAGAAGTAGGTGGCGGACAGGAAGGGATTCGAACCCTCGAGACGGTTTCCCGCCTACGCACTTTCCAGGCGCGCGCCTTCGACCACTCGGCCACCTGTCCGAGGCGGGGTTTACCCGCGATTGCGGGCCATGTGCAAGGGGTTAGAATAAACGAAAGCTGGCGGTGAACGGCAAGTGATCCGAGACGTGATCACGGAACTTGGCCCGCCCCATCTTGAACGCCCAATGCATCGGGAAAAGCCTGAGCGAGCCTTGGATGTAACGCGTTGAAAAGCGCCGTGAGACGGCGAAGCCATCCAGCAGGTTGGCCCGTCCGCTGGACAGGATATGGCTCCACCGATCCTGCAGGTCCCAGGAGGAGGTGAAATCCATCACGTCGTCGCCGCCCAGATGGTGAAAGTTCGACACGTCCTGGCCCGGGATCATGTTGAAGTCACCCATCAGACAGATCGTGTGCTGCTTGTAGCCGGGGGTGTTGTGCAGATCGGTGATCCAGTCGCCAATCACTCTGCATTGGCTATCGCGCTTGTCCTGATTGGGTTTGTCGCGGCCGGATTTCAGGTGAACGCCGATCACCACGGCTTTGAACCGCTGCCCGGCACGTACATCCACCGCGATAGCCTGACGCCCGCCCTGATACGTGCCTTCCGAGCCGGGAATGAACCGTACATTGGAGACCTGCACATGAGGTTTGTGCAGAAAACCGATGTGCAGGTGACTGTCGGGCTGAGGCAGAATCGTGATGTCATAGGTCAGATCCTTCTCGGCCAGCAGGTCACGCAAACGCTCGATATGGGTAATCGGAAAGACTTCAACCAGCGTAACCAGATCAGCGTCAAGATGGGCAAGACCAAGGGCCTGCCGTGCGGCTTGTGGGTCTTCGGCCAAGATGCCATCGCCTGCCCCGCCACCGAAGCGGTCATTCGAGGCGAGGTTCCAGACGGCGGTGCGAAGGATTGAGTTGGTCATGTCCGTGTCTCCAAGCGATGCATTGCGAGGATAGCACGGAATTGGGTTTGCGCGGCGTCAGGCCAGTTCGATGGTCACGCGGCGGTTTTGTTTGCCCTTGTTCTCGATCTTGGCAATGGTCAGCTTGCCGATCTCTCCCGTGCGCGCCACGTGGGTGCCGCCGCAGGGTTGCAGATCAACCTGATCCTTGCCTTCGCCAATCCGCACCAGCCGCACCTTGCCCGCGCCGCGTGGGGGTTGAACCGAGAGCGTCTTCACGAGGCTCGGATTGGCGTCCAGCTCTTCGTCCGTGATCCAATCCACCGAAATCGGCAGATCGCGGGTCACGAGCGCGTTGAGCTGCCCCTCAACAATCGCTTTGTCTTCCGGCGGATGGGGCATGTTGAAATCCAGCCGTCCCTTGTCGGCAGCCACAGCCCCGCCAGTGACAGGCAGGGGGATAACGACCGACAGCAAATGCAGCGCTGTGTGGATGCGCATATGCCCAAAGCGGCGTTCCCAATCGAGGCGTTGGTCGATTTGTGCGCCGACCGGCGGCAGGGCACTGGGCTCGGACGGGACAAGGATGATGTTCCCCCGCTCGCCTTTCACCGCCGTCGCAATCGGGATGCGCCCGCCGTCCCAATCAAGCGTGCCGCTGTCACCGGGTTGTCCGCCACCGCGGGCATAGAAAATCGTCTGGTCCAGCACGATGCCGCCTTCCTCCGTCAACGCGGTGACGGTGGCGGGGCTGGATTTGCGATAGGGATCGTCAAGGAAAAGGGCTTGGGTCATCGTTACTCAGGCTCTGGTACAGGGGGCTGTGATTGCGACAGGGCTTCGGGGTTGCGAAGCCAGATATCACGTTGGGCGAACGGAATTTCGATACCTTCGGCGGTGAAGCGTTCGGCGATCTGGTGATGAAGCTCGGTCTTTACGGCAACGAGCTGGTTGATATCGCGCAGGATCACGCGCACGCGGAAATCAAGGCTGTCGGCCCCGAAGCCAAGGAAGTCGACGCCCGGCTGCGGAAACTTCGCCACGTCGGGATGGCCCTCCGCAATCTCCATCAGGATGTCAGAGACACGCCGGGTGTCGGTGCCATAGGCCACGCCCACGGTCACAATCGCGCGGCCGACGGTATTGCCACGGGTCCAGTTCGTGACAGTCCCTGAGATGAAATCGGCGTTGGGCACAATCACATCGGTCTTGTCGAATGTCTCGATCGTCGTGGAGCGAACGGAGATGTCTTTGACGATCCCCATATTGCCGTTGACCTCGATCCAATCCCCTTCCGAGATCGGCCTTTCGATCAAAAGGATGATACCCGAGACGAAATTCGACACCACGTTTTGCAGGCCAAAACCGATGCCGACCGACAGCGCACCAACGACGAAGCCAAGGGCGGTCAGGTCGATGCCGGCTGAGGTAACGGCGATAAGCGCAGCCAGCGCGATACCGACATAGCCGACCCCTGCACTGACTGCGTTACGCGCACCAACGTCGAGCTTTGTTCGCGGCAGAACGGTGGATTTTAGCGCGCCTTGCAACAGACGCGTGATCAGCAGACCAGCCGCAAAGACCAGAATGACAGCAAGGATGATGCCGGGCGTGATGCGCGTATCGCCGAGCGTGAAGCCTTCAAGAATCCTGACCCAAAGCTCCCACAAACGTTCCGGACGCACGCCCCAAGTGATCGCCAAAAGCGGTGCAGCCGCCGCGAAGAGAACGAAGTTGACGAGCACCGGCAACAAAGCCTCACCCGCTGCATCCTGCGAGGTGCGGAAGGCCAGCGCGTAGAGATCTCGCACGACGGCTTGTAGGGCGAGCAAGACTCCAAACAGGAACAGGGTCATCGCAACTGGGACCATCAGCGCCTCAGCCGCGTTGATGTAGCCAATCACCCCCAGAAGTGGGCCGACAACGGCCAGCACCCGCAGCGCGGTGGCGACCAGGCCCAAGACGCCCGTCGCAAAGCCGCCGCTTTCGCCTTCCAACATCGGAGCCCGGATACGCCGCAATAGCCCCGAAAGGCGCCAATACATCAAGCCAAGGCCGATATGGACCGGCACAACCAACACACCCCGCGCAGCGGGTGGCACGATATCCAGATCCGCCACGACCTGCGCCAGATTGCCCAGGCCGGTCAGCAGCCCGATCAGCAGGATCGTGCGCCGCATGGGGGCGCGAAGGCTCGGATCGGTTTCAAACGCAGCGGCGCGTTGCTCATGATCCGGGAACAAGCGCCCTGCCAGCCAAAGGGCGGCATAAACCGAGATGATCAGCGCAAGGATCGCTGCAAGCAGGGTTTCACCATCCTCCGTCAGCAGATCGGACAGGGCCAATGCTGCGACGATCAAGGCAAGGCCGATGACAGGGATCACCAATTGCCCAAGCGAAACGAGAAAGCCCAAAACGGTTCGCCCACGGCGGCCATCGCCATCCAGGAACCGCTCCCCCAAGCGGGCCACGAATTTGCGGCCCCGCAGGACCATTACAAAGCCGATCAGCAGCATCCCCAAAATGGCCGGGGCATTGTCGGCTATGCCAGTGCGCACTTCGTCGTCGGACAGCGTTTCAGCCGTCTCCAATTGCAGATTGCCGGCCAAATCCGCCAGCGCCGAAAGGGCAGTCGCCCAGTTGACGGGGTTTAGGGGCGTCGGCTCTAGCTCCAGCAATTCCTGTGTCTGCCGCTCAAGCAAAATAGTGTCGATCTCTGCGATCAGGCCATTGGCGCGGTTAAAGGCCTCGTTTGCGGCAAGACCCGGAACCTGTGCCTGATCCAACCGCTCCTGCAACGCGGCGCGCCGTGCCGCGATGGAATCGGGTTCGACTTCACCCTCCGCTGGCGCTGGACCAAGCGCGTCGATCTGTGCCTGAATGGTCGCAATGCGTTCTGCATTTGCCGCCTGAGCCGCCAAAAACTGTGCCCGCCATCGGACAAGTTCCGATCGCCTGTTCTCAAAGAAGGCGGTGGAAGCCACGCCGCCGGAGATCAGATTTTCCGCCGCTGTGGCCGCCGTCTCCCACGCGTCATAGTCCAGCTCAGTGCTGGCACTGCCTTCGGTGGTTTGGGACCAAGCGGGTGCTGCCCCGACGCTCACGAAAACCGAAAGCGTCAGACAAAAGGCAACAAAAATCCGGGCGAAGGCGTTCATACGTCCTCAAACACCGTGGGCACGTCGCGGCCTGGCCCGTCCATCCACGGTGGCACTGGTAGACCTTTTTCGCGCAGGAAGTCGGGGTTGAAGAGCTTGGACTGATAGCGCGTGCCGTAATCGCACAGGATCGTCACGATGGTATGGCCCGGCCCCATTTCGCGGGCCATGCGGATCGCACCGGCCACATTGATGCCTGAAGAGCCCCCAAGGCAGAGACCTTCGTTGGCAAGGATGTCGTAGACAATCGGCAACGCCTCGGCGTCCGGGATCTTATAGCAGACATCCGGCGTGAAGCCTTCTAGGTTCGCGGTGATACGCCCCTGCCCGATCCCTTCGGTGATTGAATTTCCGCCGGCCTCCTGCCCGGTATAGAGCTTGTAGAGACCGGAGCCTTCCGGATCGGCTAGGCCGACTTTCACACCCTTGGGCTGCAGCGCCATGCCAACACCCGCGAGCGTCCCGCCGGAGCCGACCGCGCAGACAAATCCATTCACCTCATGATTTGTCTGCTCCCAAATCTCCGGGCCGGTCATGTCGATATGGGCCTGACGGTTGGCGACATTGTCAAACTGATTGGCCCAGATCGCGCCGTTCGGATCGCTTTGGGCCAGACGCTCGGCCAAACGGCCGGAATACTTCACGTAGTTGTTCGGGTTCGAATATGGCACCGCGGGCACTTCAATCAGCTCGGCGCCTGCGATGCGGATCATGTCTTTCTTTTCCTGGCTCTGCGTTTCGGGGATCACGATCACCGTTTTGAAGCCAAGCGACGCGCCCACAAGCGCCAGCCCGATGCCAGTATTGCCTGCCGTCCCTTCGACAATCGTGCCGCCGGGGCGCAGATCACCGCGTGCGACCGCATCGCGGATGATGAACAAAGCTGCGCGATCCTTCACGGATTGGCCGGGGTTTAGGAATTCGGCCTTGCCCAAAATCTCGCAGCCCGTCGCGTCCGAGGCCGCGTTGAGCCGGATCAACGGTGTGTTGCCAATGGCAGCGGCAAGATCTTTGTGGGTCGTCATGGGTACATGCCTTATGCGGGCTGAAAGATGGCCTCAGGATTAGGGGGTTCGGGGACCGACCTCAACCCGCGCCGTCTATCCAAGGCGCACGGTCGCGCGCAGCCGATCACGATGCAGCATCAGGTATTGCATAGTCACGATCTGCGCCGCATCGGCCATATCCCCTTCGGCCAACAACTTGCGCGCCATGTCATAGGGCACAAGATGGCTGAGAATATCTTCATTCTCGTCAGCATGGCCGCCAAGACCCGCAATGCTGTCTGGCAGATCGGCAATCGCGAGGTAAGAGAACAAAACCTGCGCCACGCCACCGGGGGATGGATAATAGCGCCCGACGAAATGCAGGTCCCCAAGGGTCAGGTTCGCCTCTTCCCGTGCCTCGCGCCGCGCCGCTGTTTCTGGCGTTTCGCCTGCATCGATCATGCCAGCGATAGGTTCCAACAGCCATGGGTTCGCGTCGCCATGGGCATAGGCGCCAAAGCGGAATTGCTGCACCAGAAGGATGCGGTCGCGCACCGGGTCATAGGGCAGAACGGTGACGGCATCGGCCACCCGAAACACGGACCGCTTCAACGGTCCATTCACCCCACCGTCAAAACGGGGATGGCTGGCCTGCATCTCCTCTGCGTTGAAGAAGCCGTCATAGGCGTGGTGGGTGCCATGATGAACGATTTGATCGCCCGGCATCTTTGCGCCAACATGGCCCGGTCTGCGCCAGCGGCTGGCGCGGACAAATGCATCGGCGCGGGCACGGATAATCGGAAAACGCCCGCCCACCTGATCGGGGGCCACGATACCCATCTGACGCATGACCTCTGCGGCCGCTACGCACTGAACTTCGCCCCATTGGCGGGCCCAAAGCGCAAGTGACCAATCCTCGCCGGGTTCCTGCGCCGTGTCCTCTGGCGGGAACCAAGCCTCCGCCTCGATCTCGGCCCCGTCCCACACAACCTGAACTTTGCTGCGCGTGTAGGCGAAACAGGCCTCGTAAAAATCCAGACGGTTCAGAATGCGCGGCTCGGGCAGGATCAGCGCACCCTCGGCCAATCCATCGGCCTGCTTTTCCAGCATCGGCCAGGATTTGCCCTTCACCCACGCCGCCCGGTAGCCGCGCAACGCAGCGGCTTCCATACGCAATTCGACGCCCGCCACCACATCCAGCAGCGGTT
It contains:
- a CDS encoding N-6 DNA methylase, with the translated sequence MVLIRSKQRVADHGEVFTPEWMVNAMLDLVKGETERIDARFLEPACGSGNFLVPVLQRKLAAVQVKFGKSDFNRRHYALLGLMCCYGVEILADNIDECRANMLEVLSEYLRLSPDDDLYRAASHVLLTNLVHGDALNMQTSQSVPISFAEWGYLGKGKFQRRDFRLDVLTGASAFNAEGSLFAALGNHEIFRPTKTYPPMTIRDLARQIDLPLEVNE
- a CDS encoding helix-turn-helix domain-containing protein, with protein sequence MNAVSLLCEIIGQTGKVAAQACRDDAGYGALLDAGLLKGDGLVEAVLCENCDVAHDAEIVFEGGSYGHFCPELGFVSVEREDIVAIRPDISALVEHLRAAFECPPGGISQLGPRTWRVGLADTPGGRAVVYFHTCLQNDDDLVSLENALRAEIRRDYVLVVTAAGHLPYREAATCTLAQLVQLDLGTAHLRNSVSVAEAVGAPPTPTGGRPSVYRERLQALLAERAAQGLAEDGRNEEAAAVLNAYVERFPRDAVPSRVTVQRSVTRFRAGS
- a CDS encoding helix-turn-helix domain-containing protein, with the translated sequence MTDLNEPTPKHAPIAVSPDEAARLAGIGRTTLYAALAKGDLPSIKIGTRRLVRVEAIREWLARHEA
- a CDS encoding helix-turn-helix domain-containing protein encodes the protein MPKSAKLSGIKSLRCYTIAEAAGVTGVSDRTIRAWIKQGLTAMTDERPTLVRGDALISYIQRQRQGRKLRLSLDEFYCMKCRAARKPAGGLVDCETDGNRAKLSAICATCDTIMHKPIPPASVPTLAKIFDVTLRGEPSQKANDTFETTAQNRH
- a CDS encoding tyrosine-type recombinase/integrase, which translates into the protein MTTQLNEKNERTKREFLTFRKHAKQVSNKTLDREIAHLERFDAWNRRKDFAKFHIDWAVGFREHLDHAKGTNGKPLAKSTTRAIMATMREFTLWLSQQDGFRRRIKAADASYFQLSRRDEAEARAAPERPAPSIRQAKRALAMMPSETPRQMRDKAILALLCLTGIRVEALTSLKIKHVDLDEKSVTQNPREVATKFGRRIDTFFAKEFTEAEAPLRQWMTYLDEIALYSPDDPLFPATALTAQSNRGFKASGFTRAHWKTTEPVRKIVNSAFETAGLPAYGPHAFRHMLARHAAKNSKSVAEFIANAQNLGHSDPLITLRSYGQISRDAQRRLITGESE
- a CDS encoding GMP synthase, translated to MTNSILRTAVWNLASNDRFGGGAGDGILAEDPQAARQALGLAHLDADLVTLVEVFPITHIERLRDLLAEKDLTYDITILPQPDSHLHIGFLHKPHVQVSNVRFIPGSEGTYQGGRQAIAVDVRAGQRFKAVVIGVHLKSGRDKPNQDKRDSQCRVIGDWITDLHNTPGYKQHTICLMGDFNMIPGQDVSNFHHLGGDDVMDFTSSWDLQDRWSHILSSGRANLLDGFAVSRRFSTRYIQGSLRLFPMHWAFKMGRAKFRDHVSDHLPFTASFRLF
- a CDS encoding alanyl-tRNA editing protein, with amino-acid sequence MTQALFLDDPYRKSSPATVTALTEEGGIVLDQTIFYARGGGQPGDSGTLDWDGGRIPIATAVKGERGNIILVPSEPSALPPVGAQIDQRLDWERRFGHMRIHTALHLLSVVIPLPVTGGAVAADKGRLDFNMPHPPEDKAIVEGQLNALVTRDLPISVDWITDEELDANPSLVKTLSVQPPRGAGKVRLVRIGEGKDQVDLQPCGGTHVARTGEIGKLTIAKIENKGKQNRRVTIELA
- a CDS encoding DUF3772 domain-containing protein, giving the protein MNAFARIFVAFCLTLSVFVSVGAAPAWSQTTEGSASTELDYDAWETAATAAENLISGGVASTAFFENRRSELVRWRAQFLAAQAANAERIATIQAQIDALGPAPAEGEVEPDSIAARRAALQERLDQAQVPGLAANEAFNRANGLIAEIDTILLERQTQELLELEPTPLNPVNWATALSALADLAGNLQLETAETLSDDEVRTGIADNAPAILGMLLIGFVMVLRGRKFVARLGERFLDGDGRRGRTVLGFLVSLGQLVIPVIGLALIVAALALSDLLTEDGETLLAAILALIISVYAALWLAGRLFPDHEQRAAAFETDPSLRAPMRRTILLIGLLTGLGNLAQVVADLDIVPPAARGVLVVPVHIGLGLMYWRLSGLLRRIRAPMLEGESGGFATGVLGLVATALRVLAVVGPLLGVIGYINAAEALMVPVAMTLFLFGVLLALQAVVRDLYALAFRTSQDAAGEALLPVLVNFVLFAAAAPLLAITWGVRPERLWELWVRILEGFTLGDTRITPGIILAVILVFAAGLLITRLLQGALKSTVLPRTKLDVGARNAVSAGVGYVGIALAALIAVTSAGIDLTALGFVVGALSVGIGFGLQNVVSNFVSGIILLIERPISEGDWIEVNGNMGIVKDISVRSTTIETFDKTDVIVPNADFISGTVTNWTRGNTVGRAIVTVGVAYGTDTRRVSDILMEIAEGHPDVAKFPQPGVDFLGFGADSLDFRVRVILRDINQLVAVKTELHHQIAERFTAEGIEIPFAQRDIWLRNPEALSQSQPPVPEPE
- a CDS encoding cysteine synthase A, with amino-acid sequence MTTHKDLAAAIGNTPLIRLNAASDATGCEILGKAEFLNPGQSVKDRAALFIIRDAVARGDLRPGGTIVEGTAGNTGIGLALVGASLGFKTVIVIPETQSQEKKDMIRIAGAELIEVPAVPYSNPNNYVKYSGRLAERLAQSDPNGAIWANQFDNVANRQAHIDMTGPEIWEQTNHEVNGFVCAVGSGGTLAGVGMALQPKGVKVGLADPEGSGLYKLYTGQEAGGNSITEGIGQGRITANLEGFTPDVCYKIPDAEALPIVYDILANEGLCLGGSSGINVAGAIRMAREMGPGHTIVTILCDYGTRYQSKLFNPDFLREKGLPVPPWMDGPGRDVPTVFEDV
- a CDS encoding NUDIX domain-containing protein → MSPIFLFGALCHQPLLDVVAGVELRMEAAALRGYRAAWVKGKSWPMLEKQADGLAEGALILPEPRILNRLDFYEACFAYTRSKVQVVWDGAEIEAEAWFPPEDTAQEPGEDWSLALWARQWGEVQCVAAAEVMRQMGIVAPDQVGGRFPIIRARADAFVRASRWRRPGHVGAKMPGDQIVHHGTHHAYDGFFNAEEMQASHPRFDGGVNGPLKRSVFRVADAVTVLPYDPVRDRILLVQQFRFGAYAHGDANPWLLEPIAGMIDAGETPETAARREAREEANLTLGDLHFVGRYYPSPGGVAQVLFSYLAIADLPDSIAGLGGHADENEDILSHLVPYDMARKLLAEGDMADAAQIVTMQYLMLHRDRLRATVRLG